A stretch of DNA from Cannabis sativa cultivar Pink pepper isolate KNU-18-1 chromosome X, ASM2916894v1, whole genome shotgun sequence:
ATCATGCTACATCAGTAATTCGAATCAAGATTACTTGCACCGAATAATGGGAATCGGTGAACCGTACTAGCAACCATTGATTAAAGATTTctaaactttaatatgttgctGACTATTTTATTCATGGTTAAGTGATCTTAATTCTCCGTACAATACAAGTCACAACCTCATATATGAATAAgaaattttagatatttatatataaattattcaatattaaatattaataatttaacattcatgcatatatcAAAATGTCCAACTCTTATTAATAATCAAAAATATCTTTACAAGCTTTTCAAGGCATAAACCCTAACAAAAAGTTGGTATATTCAAGCCCAAAACCTACCGCAATCAAGCTAAATGGGTGCCGACATCTGAGGAACCAAGAAGTGTGACTGAAGCCCTTCAGCACAAGGGGTGGAATATACCCATGAATGATGAGATCATAGCTCTCAAAAAGAACAAAACTTGGATTTTAGTTCCCAAGTCATAAGCCAACAATCTAATTGGATGAAAATAGGTTCACATCATAAAAAGAAATGTAAATGGATCCTTCTAGAGGTACAAGTCAAGGTTGGTAGCTAAGAAATTTCATCAAAGAGCAGGTTTAGATCATGGAGAAACCTTTAGTTCAATTATTAAAGCTTTTGCGGTAAGAATTGTCTTGAGTATTATTGTTTCAAGAAACTGGGACATTAGACTACTTAACATAAACATTGCCTTCTTGAATGAGCATCTTGAAAAAGATGTGTACATGTGTCAACCAGAAAGCTTTGAAGATCCTACAAAGGCTGATCATGTGTGCAAGCTACACAAGTCCTTGTATGGACTCAAAAAGGCTCCAAGAGCTTGGTTTGACAAGTTGAAAAACACCCTgctgaaatagaatttcaagaACTCCAAAGctaatacttcaatttttttaaatcaacAATGGTGTCATCATTCTTGTTTTGatctatgttgatgacatcattGTCACAGAGACCAAGAATGTTAATCTCAACAAGTTTGTTGAAAATCTTAACAAGTTCTTCATTCTCAAAGATCTTGGGGCACTTCATTTATTTCTTGGCATTGAGGTTGCAAGAAATGAAACTGGTTTGTATCTTACTCaaacaaaatacattgaaaTTCTGCTAGAGAAGAATAATATGCAACACCTAAAACCTTGTCCAACTCCCATAGCAACATGCAAATCTCTGTCTCTCTCTGACGGCAAACTGACGGAAAATCCTACAGTCTATAGAATTCTTATTGGAGCCCTGCAATACTTAAATCACACCAGACCTGATATCAGCTATGTTGATACCTTAAAGGAACTGGTACTCAAGGACTCCATCTCTGCTACGGTGATAGACTCAATCTCAATGGCTTTTCTAATGCAGATTGGGCAAGTAATGTCGATGACAGAAGATCTGTAGGATGCTACTGTGTTTACCTTGGAGAGTCCCTTGTATCTTGGTCCTCCAAAAAACAAGTAATGGTATCAAGATCCAGCATAGAATTCTAATAGAGGGCACTTGCTCATGTCAGTGCTAAAATATCCTGGGTTGAATCCCTGCTCAATAAAATTAAGTTCCATGTTCCTACAGCTCCTCCTGTCACTTGGTGTGATAATATAAGTGCTAGTGCCCTGGCCTCAAATCCAGTGTACCATACCTGTACCAAGCATATAGAGTTAGATATACACTCTGTTAGAGACAAGGTTCTGAATAAGTCTCTAAAAGTCAGATACATTCTTTCAACAAATCCATTTGCAGACTGCATGACTAAGTCTCTTTCTCATTCCAGATTTCACTATTTAGTTTCCAAACTTGGTGTGAAACACTCACCCTCTCGATTGAGGGGTGGTGTTAAGAAAGTTGATTAATTCTGCTTAGTATTAATTACTGTGTATTAGTGCAATCTTTATGAAGTTGTTATCTTATTTTCAAAGTTGTCACTGCTGCTATAGTGTGTTCCCTTGGTTTCAACATTAGGGCTACTtgtcattttattttgttattggtGTTTGTACTTTCTTATCAAAGTATAAGATATCTATATAGATTGGATcaccaattttttatttttattttcaataattGGCATATAATAGAGGCAAcatatctttttcttttgtggTTTCAAAAATAATGTGACAAAGTGGTATGAGCTTAATATATTTTAGAAGTGTTTGTTGTCCAATTTTGACTGAAAAATAACTCTATCATTTTGAGTAGACTACgaataaaaaatttgtaatttattGAAAATGATTTGAGTATAGATAGATGATAGATAGTCAACATTATAGGCAATGGCAATGCCGTTGTTGAAGGCTCAAACTCTTGGCATTCTTTAAGCAAAAACTCATTATTTTTTCCCCTATTTCTAAAGTTGACTAAAGTTGAGTCAATGGTCCTTTTATTTCATAAacatacaataaaaaaatagaaaaaataaattataatctcTTATTAATTTTGTATCTTGTCAGTCATAATTGCAAAAATAATACTATTATTTTCAAACTAAACAATAAGATTTGATCACTTGTTAATCGTTTCTCTTACAAACTGCAACAAACTTAGTTTTCTGATTTATTTTGGTCAACtctttttttgaaaatgaaacTATCTTGTCAttgtcattattattattatttaaaactgAAAGGAATGTTGATTCCTTGTAACTCAGCCTCAAAGTCAAAACTATAAAACTAGACCTGTACATTATGAGCTTTGTGTAGATTAGAGTTcttatcttgaccaagtctaATCAAACCAAAGAATTGTAATGATTATGCATAAGTATTGTTTATGgaacagaaattttctttcaCCAAAAGTTCAAAACCTTGAACAAGATCTTCATAGTTTATAACACGTTGGTTTTTAAAGCTGTAGAAGAACTCAGAAAATTAATGGCTTCAATCTATTTTTTGATGCTGCTTCTGATTACTGCTAAGTTCTCTATATCAACAGCTCAAGAAAAGATCAGCCTAGGCTCTTCTCTCTCTCCCAATACCAATAATTCACATTGGTTATCAAGTTCTGGCCTCTTTGCATTTGGCTTCTACAAAACACAAAGCAATGGTTTTGCAGTTGGAATCTGGTATGAAAAACTGAATCAGAAGACAGTTGTATGGACAGCGAACCCGGATGATCCCCCATTGTCCCATGATGTTACACTGCTTTTCAGCGATAATGGTTCGATTGTCTTGCAAGATAAGAAAGGTGTAGTAAAAGCCATCATTGCCAATTCCTCTCAGCCTGCAGCAACAGCTTCCATGCTCGATTCGGGCAATTTTGTTCTCTACAACTTGGATTCGACGATCGCATGGCAGAGTTTCGATCATCAAGCAGATACCCTTTTGCCAGGACAGCCTCTGCTTCCAGGAAATCAACTCGTTTCAGCTGATAAAAGGTTCCGGCTTGCTATGCAAGGAGATGGGAAATTGGTCCAATACCCTGCAGCAAGTCCAAGCAGACCCTTTTTTAGTTATTGGGAAAGTAACATCAACAATAAAACAGGTAACAATGTGAGTCTTAATCTTGATCTTGATGGTCATCTTTACCTTCTCAATGCCACTGATCAAAATACACAAACGATTTTTGGTGATGGGAAAACTTTCAATGAGCAAGTTTTGTATCGGTTGAAGCTAGATGTAGATGGAATACTAAGATTGTATTCTCATAGTTCAGTTGATACAAACAGTGGTTGGGGTGTCAAGTGGGCTTCGGTTGGAAACAAGTGTGCCCCAATTGGACTATGTGGCTTGAATTCCTATTGTGTTCTTACAGATCAAGATGGAGAACAAGATTGTGCATGCCCACCGGGCTTTGATTTTGTCGATAAGCAAAGTAGAAACTTAGGCTGCCAGAGAAATACAAGCATAGATTGCATTGCTCAGAGCCAAAATGATCATCATAATCATGATGAAGATTcccatttttcttttgttgagcTTGATGGGATTGTGTGGAGCAATGATGACTCGTATTCTGCTAATACAGCGATCAACAAGTCAGCTTGCAAAGATGAATGCTTAAAGGACTGTAATTGCCAAGCTGTTCTGTTCCGAAAAAACAACAATAGGTGTGTTAAACTAACAACACCATTGAGATATTCAAGAATCAGGAGAGAAGACCTCCTTACAACCATTATCAAAGTCCGTACAACAAGTTTTAGTGGCAAGGATAGAGCCAATGATCATCATCAACAAGCAGTTAAAAGTGGAATCTTTATTACTGGCATGGTAGTTTCGAGTTTGGGAATCATTGGCTTAGTAATTTCGGGTGTTCTTATCTACAGATTCCGTACTTTGTATTACCAAAGGATTGGGAATCTAGATCATGATAAGTTTCTTGATGATGTCTCTCTTAGACCATACACGTTTGGTGAGCTAGAAAAGGCCACAAATGGTTTCAAAGATCAAGTGGGAAGAGGCGCATTCGGAACAGTTTTCAAAGGAGTGATTACATCAAACAGTTGGAGGACTAGTAAAGTTGTGGCTATTAAGAGACTAGAGAGAGTAATCGCGGACGGAGAACGAGAGTTCAGAAATGAAATGACAGTAATAGGAAAAACCCATCACAGAAACTTGGTCAAACTCCATGGTTACTGTCATGAAGGATCAAACAGGCTGCTGGTTTATGAGTACATGAAAAATGGTTCTTTAGCTGACTTTCTCTTTAATTCCAAGACAAGAAAGCCTAATTGGGAAGAAAGAATTGGAATAGCATTAGATATAGCTAAAGGTATAGTTTACTTACATGAAGAATGTGAAACTCAGATAATCCACTGTGATATCAAACCCGAAAACATACTAATGGACGATCAAAACTCGGCGAAGATAGCAGATTTCGGGCTGGCTAAACTACTTATGCCTGATCAAACCAGAACTTATACTGGTTTGAGAGGAACAAGAGGGTATCTGGCACCTGAATGGCATCGAAATATGGCGATAACAGTGAAAGCAGATGTTTATAGCTTTGGAATCATGGTTTTGGAGATTGTTTGCTGTAGAAGGAGTATGCAAATGGATGTTCCCGAAGAAAAAGTTGTTCTTGCCAATTGGGTTTATGAGTGTTTCATGTATGGTCAACTAGAAAGACTGGTaaaagaagatgatgatgaagatgatcgTGTAGAGATGAGTGAAGTGGAGAAAATGGTTAAGTTGGGACTTTGGTGCATTCAAGAGAATTCAACTTTGAGACCTACCATGAAGAAAGTTTGTCTTATGTTGGAAGGCATTATAGACATTCCTGCTCCTCCTAATCCAATCTCATATTCTGGTTAGACAATTTTCCATATACATGTACTATAGTGTTTTTGTGATGATTAAGAGCAGAATCAGTAATTTCAATCAACAGAACAAAGTTGTAAAAATTGTTGTAATTCTTTACTAATAAcccaaaaaatattaaacatgGATCTTTATTGTCACTACATCAATTTGAATATGATATACATAGCATTGTTTTGTAAAGATTACAAAGCAATAACAAAATTGCACAGAATAATTAAATTCAGCATCAATGCTCTattctactttattttattttagttcttgttatttaagaaagaaaagaaatgaaCACATTTCAAATTTGCACATACAAATCAACTTCAAGTATTTCCAAACTGCTTCTTAATGTCATTGAAAGATACAGTGGCAGAACCCCTCCTTTTGGCCCTTGGTTGAGATTCATGCTCCTTCCACCCTGTCATGTAAATCACCTGCAAAACCACAAGAAAGAGAGCATAAATTGGAGTTTTTCTctaaaaaaagagaagaatCATCTTGAGAGAAAATTTTTCTTGCTCTACCTGATAAGTAGCCGGGACCGAGCCATCTTCTGCACCAAACATCGACTCGTAAATAGCTGCAGTTGCAAGGGCTGTTTCTCTCTTCAGAAGCTGCTTAACTAAGAATCCCATTAACTTTTTTAAATCATGTTTCTACAATATTAGCTTATTCAAAAGAAATATATGCTGAGTTTAACCTTGTTTCTTTGTACAAGAGCATTAGTTTCTCCCATTGTACGCAAATGTTCTATTAGCTCAAGAGCTGTGACAATGGCAGAAAAGGTAAGTAAGTATCTAATCAGGTAATTTCAAGTAAGAGTATAGTGTAGTATAGTATATTATTCAGCATGAGCTTTAAAAAATTAGTAGTTATAAGAAGTGTTTTCAAAatagcatttttatttaatcattttacacaatattcttttcttttcaacAATTCTTAGTAAAATTTgctcaaaacaaaaataattctttgTAGAATGATTTTCGAGACACACTTGACACTACGTCACAAAATTCTCGACACCATATCTGGAGCCTTagcttacaaaataaaaaatagttatattttcctttttttgaaTCTAGGCTCCTCCAACATAATTCTAAAATATTTGAGGACCAGAAAACTATAGCTATTGATTGCTATGTAGATGCCATAGAGAAACTCGAACCTCGAACCTTGTGGGAGAAAACCACACCATTTAAGATACCcatcttgttttttgttttttttttccttaaagaaAAGGTGGTCTATTTTCACCAATTACTTAAGTTTTAAAATCATCAATTTCTTACCTATCCCTGAATTCTAACTAAATCTCAATACATACAACATAGGTGATTGATGCATCAACATTGTAAAACAATTTCTACTTTACAGTTTTACTAATATTAGATGACATAAATCATCTAGCAAGCAAATACTGCATAATTATGTGGAAAGATCAGAAATTAGGAATTCTCACCACTTTCATATTTAACTACATATTCATCGACATCAACACCTGGAAGAGTAAAACCTGCTCTGGTCAAAAGATTTCCAGCATCTCGCACCTAAACAAAACAACCATTTAGGGGACTCAATAACCAATCGCCGAATGTTCATACAAAAAACTATTTTGCATTCAGTAGATCAATGCATCACTCAACCAAAAAGGAAAGAAACAAGTTCATTTACCTTtcaaaagaaggaaaaaaaactgACATTTTAACAGCCTTATTAATACAAACATGTCAagaacaacaaataaataaattcttggAATGCAACCACAACAAAAAGTTACATCCACAGATTGGTTTAAGAAACTTTAGGTTGATTCGTATTCGGTCATGCACTACATATTTAAATACAATGTATCACCAAATGAATCCATCATTGACAGCAAGTTGTAGTGTAAGATCAATCTAGAGACCATTAGATGAAGGAGAAAGGATACTCTAATAAAATCCAACTTTCATCATCAAAACATTCATTTTTTCAGTAAAACTATTTGACTGCAACTGAAAATAgcattaatagaaataaataataaagtagagatataagaaaaacatctaaaataataaactatagtTTATACTTTGAAAACCAAGAAAGAGCCAATTTGATAGGGCTTAGATAAAAGGGTTTTGTTGCCATCATATTCTGTGAGAAAATTGAGACAAGTTATGCGACAAACTTTATACTTGTGCCAAAGGTGAAATTCTTGGACTGATGCCCCCTTCACGCTCCATTTGTGCCACTGTGCAAGCAATTCTCAGCTCCCTGGCCATAGAGAAAAagcaaataaaatattaaaatcgatacttaattatatttctTGGTAATCTAACCATTACAGAAATAGATAGTCATCTAATGATTCAAGAATGCCCGACTTTAAGGTTTCTCCTCCAAGAATAGCTCCCAAAAATAGGCCATCAGGCTTCAAAGCCAATCTACTCTGTAAAATATAATCATGTGTCATGGAGCTTCCATAATAATTTGCACTGCATGTTAATTAAGTTCAACCAATTATAGAAATTTCTTATAAAGGGAAAATTACAAGTACAAGTAATTTAAGTACACTAACAATATTCAAAATTCTCCTTTATGTTTTATAGTTATTCGCAGCATAAAGATAAGCAAGAACCTCTGACTTTCGTttctaccaaaatttaaaatgcatccACAAAATATCTGTTCTTGTAACGGgattcaaaaatgaaaaataaaattaacaccaTAAATTCTAACTGCTTACAAATATAAAGAAGTAAATACCTGTATCATAGCTCCTGGAAGATCATTAGTCCAATGAAGGCCCAAGCAACTTATTACAAGATCTAGAGAGCTTTACAAAATACAATTAGAAAGTTgccattgacaattgacaataAAAAATTCCTCACAAAAATATTCTTAAACTTTTAAGCCTACTTTTCTTTAACAGGTAAAAATTCCTCATCACCAACAATGAAGGAGGTCTCAATCTTTTCATTATGTGCATCATCAAGCTCAGCATCTTTACACAATTTCACCATGTCATACGATGTATCCATCATAATAAGCTTCTCAATTCCacctaaaaaaacaaaaatattatgaATCCATACTGGCGAGAGCtaatttcgaaaggttcaataCAGCATATCTTGACAAATTATCATGGTAAAGATAATAACTTTGACTAATCTGACATTCTTCCATCTGCTAATACAAAATACTACATGTATTTTTTAATTCTCAACCTTGATTGTCACTTGAATTGAAACATTAAGACAATTAATAGAGACCTATAGTACTTTTGTTcacattttaagaatacaaagCTAATTTCTCACCTCGGCCACGTAACAAACGCCTGATAGGCAGTATTGAACCCCCTAAGCATAATGTAGTAGGAAATAATTTTTTGCAGTCCTGTGAACCCAAATGAATGACAACTCAACAATGTCAATCCAAAACAAGAAAGATATCAGTCTCAAATTCAATAAAGGAAGCTTTTAACAGTACCTCCAAACGATCCAATACATTCTCAACAACAGCATCTACAAAGGAGTCATTTTGAGTCTGACCCATCAACCATGTAGCTCGATCACGCTGTAAAGtcataatttttttgataaatattaAGAATACAATGAGAAAAATTGACATAAGATGTGTATTACTTGTTTGCGTTTGAGGTCCCGGTCGAAGATTTTAACCCTAGAGTTCTGAAGGCCATCAGCACCATTGTCAGTACAAAATGATCTagacgatgatgatgatgatatggAGCGAAGAGAATTTCTTTGTGTCCTCGTAAGCAATGAGAATGTGTGAAACAAGTTGTTGAAGCCTCCCATTTTTGGTGGTCTGTTGAGTGTTGTTGTTGCCGCCTCTTTTGTCTCTCACACCCCCAAATCCAATGGCAAAGAAGAGTGAGTTGGTGAagcaaaattaataattttttttttaaaaaaaaattgtgcttgtaatacttttttaattaattttttaatttttaattaaaaaagtaaaaatattttcaaaaataaaaaataaaaagatacaCGGACTAAGAGTGTACTAGCTTTTGCATGGACAAAGAGGTGTATTGTTACCTAGTCATACTTTTCGAGCTAAAAATCGCGGGAGCCACATATCAGCACATGGTTAACTGAATGTTCAAAAATTTAATGGAAAGGAACATGAAAGTTTATGTAGACAATATGCAGGTTAAGTCCAAAACTAACAAAAATCATTCACATGATCTCAAGGAGTGTTTTAAAGTGGTGAGGAAATACGggatgaagctcaatctcaaaaAATGCACTTTCGGTGTTAAGTTAGAAAAATTCTTAGGATTCATAGTAAACCAACGAGGGATAGAAGCAAATACTGAGAAGATATAGGCCTTGATAGACATGCCTTCTCCACTTGACATAAAAAATAGCTACCTTAAGTCAATTCATCTCCAAATACACTGATAAGTGTGTCCTGTTCTTTAACATTTTaaagaaaattcaaaaatttgaatggaCCAAGGAATGTAAAGAAGCGTTAGGAAATTGAAAGAACATATGGCCAAGCCGCCTGTCTTGTCTAAACGGGTGCACGGACAAGACTTGTACTTATATTTGGCTATCTCTGAAAACGCGGTTAGTGTTGCCTTGGTTCGAGAGGAGGAAAAAACTCAACACCCTGTGTATTACGTCAGCAAACGAATGATAGGGGTCGAGATTTGAATAGGGGTAGAACAGTAAATTTATCCatactcgatgtaaatcatttatagaggattttttattatttggattataacaatagataattaatagtgtatctatatttggaacatatagagcgttttatataattaagagtacaattctgaatctatagtggagtcatgaggaattaataagttaagaaatttacttggtaaatttcgggtttacttattagaagcttgattatataggctcatggtccccatactagttaagATGATATTGGCTtatagactcagttaattggtgttaattaactaattaaaattctaaattagactgtgtcttatttatgactaagcaagggcttaattgagaagaaaatatttttgggtttatttgttaatcaaGAGACTTTgtaaagtctaattaataaataagttaaatgacaattttatttgataattaattataattattaaataaataaatttgacatttaaaggtttaaaactaaaatatagtatttgtgaaagaaaaatagcaaaattgaaACTAGTTGGGCCCAttacatggtcggccacttaaggGATAATTTagccattatttttttttaattccatataatttaaattctaACCCTAGAAGGAATCCTATAAATAGAATATGAGAGGCTCATAACTTGACAACCCTAGAAGTCAGCCTTAAATTTGACTAACTCATCTTAGCTAGCCTTCAGTGTCCGCAGCCTTCTGCTCCCGCTCCTtgagtgccttctccaccaaaATGTCGTTATGGAGGGTCTCCTTCTGCTCCCCCGCTTCCTTAACTTTCTTGATCATTCCCCATATGCCACCGTGTTTAGCAACAACATATCCTTGATCAATTAAAGTCTTGGATAGGCAACCGGCTTCAGCAGTAATCTGTTCTAAATTTTAACACAACAGTTAGCAAAGAACAGTGGAAAAAGAGAAATAAATTACAAGGTACAGACTTACCGAGGTTAGAGCCAAGCCCATGTCCTTGTGGGGAGTTGTGCCAAGTCTGCAACGAAGTAACTCACCATTTTTGAGGCAAGAGGAACCAATGAAGACCTCAATAAGCTAGAAAACCAGTCGGTCATTGGGTCAAGATTTAAATTCCAAACCTGGCCAGAGTATTCTCCTTGAAGAGGGCCATCTTGAGTCTCTTAAAGccattttttcaaaacttctgCCTTAACATCCTCTTTAGATTGCTCATCGATAGCGTAATTGTGCTTGGCAATCCAGAGCTGGACGCGTTCATCGTCTGGGTTGGTAGGAGTCAGAGGAATAGTAGGAATGGCTAGGAAGACATCAACCTTAGGAGGGATCCCAGAGTCAACGCTTTGTGAAGGGGTCCTAAATGATTTGGTTTTTTGAAGGGTTGGAGTCGACAATCCTACTCTTCCATTTCTGGTCTAGCAGGGCAACCTCCTCTTCCTCCTCTTCAATCAAAATTACCTTTGGCTCTGCAACTGTTTCTTTAGTGGGGCCTTCAGGACTCACCAAAACCGTTAAGAAGTCTGTGGCTAGAACCCCAGGGCTGTTCAATGAATCCAACATGGCAAACGTGTCATCCATAGGCTCAACTGCAAGAAAGAAAAGTCTAGCATGAGGAACACATTAAATGCAAACTTAAAAGTACAGCAGACAGGAAAGGTTAATCCTACCTTGATGTCCTAACAGTGTCCTAAAAAACTCATCAATTAAAGCGTTGGCGTCGTCTCCTAAGAAACTATCCGAAGGAAGGGATTGACTCAAATTTATAAAGTAGGAGTGGTCCAAAAATATGGGAAACGGGAGGCTCGAACTCATTTGAGATCGACCAAGGAAGCCTCCCATGTTCGAGAAATAAAAAGCCTTTTCCCTATCACCCTACCGAGCATGGGGCATCCATAACCTATATAATCTCTCGTTAAAGCTGACTAGCCTTGAACAAGAGTAATCCTTGTTGgggattattttaccaagatctaaatttactaacatgtatgttgattaacatcctaaatatgaattatctaaaataatggaatttaaacacacataaagttaagaaaccttacattgattgcagtggaataatatatctctttccactcagatctctaacccttgttcctttctgtcgcagagtattatcaagatctgagcccgattcttcTCTAggtgttggattcttcacagtcttacacactatgattgagtacttgacttactATGGGTGGGCATGTACTCTTTCATTATAAGGCTCGAAAATATAAAGagaaagatagagagagaaggatTCGAAATAGAGATAGAGAGAAGGCtcttttgatctaggatcaaccagtgatattgacttagaaagatataacgataagattataatatctttaccaagatcaatatcggtcccagtccaatgtatactccatacattcgatactagtatactttgccaatatcctagaaagaacata
This window harbors:
- the LOC115713085 gene encoding putative methyltransferase At1g22800, mitochondrial, which produces MGGFNNLFHTFSLLTRTQRNSLRSISSSSSSRSFCTDNGADGLQNSRVKIFDRDLKRKQRDRATWLMGQTQNDSFVDAVVENVLDRLEDCKKLFPTTLCLGGSILPIRRLLRGRGGIEKLIMMDTSYDMVKLCKDAELDDAHNEKIETSFIVGDEEFLPVKENSLDLVISCLGLHWTNDLPGAMIQSRLALKPDGLFLGAILGGETLKELRIACTVAQMEREGGISPRISPLAQVRDAGNLLTRAGFTLPGVDVDEYVVKYESALELIEHLRTMGETNALVQRNKLLKRETALATAAIYESMFGAEDGSVPATYQVIYMTGWKEHESQPRAKRRGSATVSFNDIKKQFGNT
- the LOC115713077 gene encoding G-type lectin S-receptor-like serine/threonine-protein kinase LECRK3, translated to MASIYFLMLLLITAKFSISTAQEKISLGSSLSPNTNNSHWLSSSGLFAFGFYKTQSNGFAVGIWYEKLNQKTVVWTANPDDPPLSHDVTLLFSDNGSIVLQDKKGVVKAIIANSSQPAATASMLDSGNFVLYNLDSTIAWQSFDHQADTLLPGQPLLPGNQLVSADKRFRLAMQGDGKLVQYPAASPSRPFFSYWESNINNKTGNNVSLNLDLDGHLYLLNATDQNTQTIFGDGKTFNEQVLYRLKLDVDGILRLYSHSSVDTNSGWGVKWASVGNKCAPIGLCGLNSYCVLTDQDGEQDCACPPGFDFVDKQSRNLGCQRNTSIDCIAQSQNDHHNHDEDSHFSFVELDGIVWSNDDSYSANTAINKSACKDECLKDCNCQAVLFRKNNNRCVKLTTPLRYSRIRREDLLTTIIKVRTTSFSGKDRANDHHQQAVKSGIFITGMVVSSLGIIGLVISGVLIYRFRTLYYQRIGNLDHDKFLDDVSLRPYTFGELEKATNGFKDQVGRGAFGTVFKGVITSNSWRTSKVVAIKRLERVIADGEREFRNEMTVIGKTHHRNLVKLHGYCHEGSNRLLVYEYMKNGSLADFLFNSKTRKPNWEERIGIALDIAKGIVYLHEECETQIIHCDIKPENILMDDQNSAKIADFGLAKLLMPDQTRTYTGLRGTRGYLAPEWHRNMAITVKADVYSFGIMVLEIVCCRRSMQMDVPEEKVVLANWVYECFMYGQLERLVKEDDDEDDRVEMSEVEKMVKLGLWCIQENSTLRPTMKKVCLMLEGIIDIPAPPNPISYSG